The following proteins are co-located in the Castanea sativa cultivar Marrone di Chiusa Pesio chromosome 8, ASM4071231v1 genome:
- the LOC142607472 gene encoding protein TRIGALACTOSYLDIACYLGLYCEROL 3, chloroplastic — MVLLSGSALFPLTIPNGDSRSARFSVLGGKRINSFCYKQTKEQRKVVCACVASPQNLRSDESSATKFNDSFKSENLSTVREPEDDSDVLIECRNVYKSFGEKHILRGVSFKIRHGEAVGIIGPSGTGKSTVLKIIAGLLAPDKGEVYIRGRRRAGLISDEEITGLRIGLVFQSAALFDSLTVRENVGFLLYENSSMPNDKIAELVTETLAAVGLKGVEDRLPSELSGGMKKRVALARSIIFDTTQEAVEPEVLLYDEPTAGLDPIASTVVEDLIRSVHMKGEDALGKPGNIASYVVVTHQHSTIRRAVDRLLFLYEGKVVWQGMTHEFTTSANPIVKQFASGSLDGPIRY, encoded by the exons ATGGTTTTGCTGTCTGGTTCGGCTCTTTTTCCTCTGACTATACCAAATGGGGATTCTCGGTCTGCTAGATTTTCAGTTTTAGGTGGGAAGAGGATCAATTCGTTTTGTTACAAGCAAACGAAGGAGCAGAGAAAGGTTGTTTGTGCTTGCGTGGCGTCTCCACAGAACTTGAGAAGTGATGAATCCTCAGCCACCAAATTCAAT GATTCATTTAAATCGGAGAATTTAAGCACAGTACGGGAGCCTGAGGACGATTCAGATGTTCTTATTGAGTGCAGAAATGTCTATAAGTCATTTGGCGAGAAGCATATATTGAGAGGTGTGAGCTTCAAG ATTAGACATGGCGAAGCTGTTGGAATAATTGGGCCCTCTGGCACTGGAAAATCTACAGTTCTAAAAATCATTGCTGGACTTCTTGCTCCGGACAAG gGTGAGGTTTACATACGAGGTAGAAGGAGAGCTGGTTTAATCAGTGATGAGGAAATAACCGGTCTACGAATTGGACTT GTGTTTCAAAGTGCAGCACTTTTTGATTCTTTGACTGTTCGTGAAAATGTTGGTTTCCTTTT ATATGAAAACTCAAGCATGCCTAACGACAAAATTGCAGAGCTTGTGACGGAAACCTTAGCTGCTGTTGGCTTAAAG GGAGTTGAGGACCGGTTACCATCTGAATTGTCTGGCGGAATGAAGAAACGAGTTGCTTTAGCTCGGTCTATAATTTTTGATACCACACAGGAAGCAGTAGAGCCTGAG GTGCTTTTGTATGATGAACCAACAGCTGGACTTGATCCAATTGCATCTACTGTCGTTGAAGATCTCATCCGTTCAGTCCATATGAAAGGCGAGGATGCGCTGGGAAAGCCTGGGAATATTGCTTCCTATGTCGTTGTTACTCACCAACATAGTACTATTAGAAGAGCCGTCGACAG gttactttttctttatgaGGGAAAGGTTGTCTGGCAAGGAATGACTCATGAATTCACAACATCAGCAAATCCTATTGTTAAACAG TTTGCATCTGGGAGCTTAGATGGACCAATAAGATATTAG
- the LOC142605505 gene encoding receptor-like protein CLAVATA2 — protein sequence MEINWVSVVCPWKAFQLHVLPLLFLLVLLRCSSPCQCVVDLDPDDKALLLAFKSRVQDPSQSLSSWVGTNCTSWSGLTCENRTGRVVSINLTNMNLSGKVLPKLCKLSFLEDMNLSHNNFTCPIPLCFGNLVSLKAIDLSHNRFLGVVPDTLMRLRNLKELVLNGNRDLRGLVPGWLGNFSTNLEKLDLASNSFCGEIPESLLYLKPLKYLDLGNNNLSGNLRDFGQSLLVLNLGSNQFSGTLPCLSASAQSLNILNMANNSIVGGIPTCVASLQALTHLNLSFNHLKYAISPRLVFSENLLVLDLSNNDLLGPLPHKIAETTDKSGLVLLDLSHNQFSGEIPLRITELKSLQALFLSNNLLTGEIPARIGNLTYLQVIDLSHNLLSGSIPLNIVGCYQLLSLMLNNNNLSGEIHPELDALDSLKILDLSNNMISGEIPLTLAGCKSLEFVDFSSNNLSGTLNDAITKWSNIRFLSLAQNKFNGNLPNWLFTFEEIQTVDLSGNKFSGLIADGNYNISVKFNKRDIDRMSRGPFVAMPNVHVRVSVVVTGSSQSSFDYHLSSTVGIDLSNNLLHGEIPQGLFALQGLEYLNLSHNFLDGTVPGLEKMSGLKALDLSHNSLSGQVPGNVSSLKDLTLLNLSYNSFSGFVPKKQGYWRFPGAFAGNPDLCVETPSGRCETESIPMMPGKSFHDGVVEGPISVWVFCLSFFVSFYFGIVALFCSARTRNYILHMKV from the coding sequence CAGTGTGTTGTTGATCTTGACCCAGATGACAAAGCCTTACTTCTGGCATTCAAATCAAGGGTCCAAGACCCTAGCCAGAGCTTATCAAGCTGGGTTGGGACTAACTGCACCAGCTGGTCCGGGCTCACCTGTGAGAACCGGACCGGCCGGGTGGTTTCAATCAACTTGACCAACATGAACTTGTCCGGCAAAGTTCTCCCAAAATTGTGCAAGCTCTCGTTTCTGGAAGACATGAATTTGTCCCATAACAATTTTACATGCCCAATTCCACTATGTTTTGGTAATTTGGTTAGTCTCAAAGCCATCGATCTTAGTCACAATAGGTTTCTTGGTGTTGTGCCTGACACACTCATGAGGCTTAGGAATTTGAAAGAACTTGTTTTGAATGGGAACCGAGATTTGAGAGGTCTTGTTCCTGGGTGGCTTGGtaatttctcaacaaatttGGAAAAACTTGATCTGGCTTCCAATTCGTTTTGCGGAGAAATCCCCGAAAGCTTGTTGTatttgaaacctttaaagtatTTGGATCTTGGTAACAATAATTTATCGGGTAATCTTCGTGATTTTGGCCAATCTTTGCTGGTTCTTAATCTTGGGTCAAATCAGTTTTCCGGTACCTTGCCTTGCCTTTCTGCTTCTGCTCAGTCTCTCAATATTTTGAATATGGCTAACAATTCTATTGTGGGAGGAATACCCACATGTGTTGCTTCTCTTCAAGCTTTGACTCATCTAAATCTGTCTTTCAATCACTTAAAATATGCAATATCTCCTAGACTTGTATTTTCCGAGAATCTTCTTGTGTTGGATTTGAGTAACAATGATTTGTTGGGTCCCCTACCACACAAGATTGCAGAGACAACTGATAAATCTGGGCTTGTTCTTCTTGACTTATCCCACAATCAGTTCTCAGGTGAAATCCCATTGAGGATAACGGAATTGAAAAGCTTGCAGGCATTGTTTCTTTCAAACAATCTTCTTACAGGGGAAATTCCTGCAAGGATTGGAAATTTGACTTATCTCCAAGTGATAGATCTTTCGCACAACTTGTTATCAGGTTCAATTCCTTTGAACATTGTTGGGTGCTATCAGTTACTTTCATTGATGCTCAATAACAACAATCTTTCTGGTGAAATTCATCCAGAGCTTGATGCATTGGATAGCCTGAAGATACTAGATCTTAGCAATAACATGATTTCTGGTGAGATCCCACTAACTTTGGCAGGCTGTAAATCTCTAGAGTTTGTAGATTTTAGCTCCAACAATCTCTCCGGAACTTTGAATGATGCAATAACCAAATGGTCAAACATCAGGTTTCTCTCCCTGGCTCAGAACAAATTCAATGGAAATCTACCCAATTGGCTATTCACATTTGAAGAAATCCAAACAGTAGATTTATCAGGCAACAAATTCTCTGGCTTAATAGCAGATGGTAACTACAACATTAGCGTAAAGTTCAACAAAAGAGACATTGATAGAATGTCTAGAGGGCCATTTGTTGCAATGCCAAATGTGCATGTCAGAGTTTCAGTGGTTGTCACTGGTAGTAGTCAATCAAGCTTCGATTACCATCTATCTTCAACAGTTGGAATTGATTTATCCAATAATTTGCTACATGGAGAGATTCCACAGGGCCTATTTGCACTACAGGGCTTGGAATACCTGAATTTGTCACACAATTTTCTTGACGGTACTGTTCCTGGTTTAGAGAAGATGAGCGGTTTAAAGGCCTTGGATTTATCACATAATTCTTTATCAGGTCAGGTCCCTGGAAATGTTTCTAGCCTTAAAGATCTGACACTCTTAAACTTGTCATATAACAGTTTCTCTGGATTTGTTCCTAAGAAACAAGGGTATTGGAGGTTTCCAGGAGCATTTGCTGGAAATCCAGACCTTTGTGTGGAAACCCCAAGTGGAAGGTGTGAAACAGAGAGCATTCCAATGATGCCTGGTAAGTCTTTTCATGATGGAGTGGTTGAGGGGCCGATTTCTGTATGGGTGTTTTGTTTAAGCTTTTTTGTTAGTTTCTACTTTGGCATTGTTGCTTTATTTTGTTCAGCTCGAACAAGAAATTACATTCTCCATATGAAAGTTTAA